In a single window of the Caulobacter soli genome:
- a CDS encoding FecR family protein gives MWGQVRKAAPGVFANDPSSSGQTDDAVLREAALWLARADLGTLDEVAFERWRADPRHALAYLRVVDASARTAAAVTGQDVRSPRRKLDVTRRAAMALGLGALSLGGGVLLAGRVNARSRASTPVGGLRKVELPRTGALILNTDSAASWRNDRQGARLWLERGEIALDLADQAPPLRLTAGQGHARLAPGRYNARLRLGLLDLTILRGEARVDDLDEGGGAVIRGPRAVMLMSGRTLVRDVSSEDLAATQAWQGGDILFVNTPLAAAVEDYNRHLRRKILIADPALGDLHVGGRFTAADPSAFLEALQLGLGIEVTTSEQSVILSKKRR, from the coding sequence TTGTGGGGGCAGGTGAGAAAGGCGGCTCCAGGCGTGTTCGCAAACGATCCATCATCGAGTGGTCAGACGGACGACGCGGTCTTGCGCGAAGCGGCGCTATGGCTGGCGCGCGCCGATCTGGGGACGCTGGACGAGGTCGCGTTCGAGCGCTGGCGCGCCGATCCGCGTCACGCCCTGGCTTATCTGCGAGTCGTCGATGCGTCCGCGCGAACGGCCGCGGCCGTCACCGGTCAAGATGTGCGCTCGCCCCGGCGTAAGCTCGACGTCACGCGGCGAGCGGCGATGGCCCTGGGCCTTGGCGCCCTGTCGCTCGGCGGCGGCGTTCTGCTAGCGGGTCGGGTCAACGCCCGTAGCCGCGCCTCCACGCCCGTGGGCGGGTTGCGCAAGGTGGAGCTGCCGCGCACCGGGGCCCTGATCCTCAACACCGACAGCGCCGCGTCCTGGCGCAATGACCGCCAAGGCGCGCGGCTGTGGTTGGAACGGGGGGAGATCGCCCTGGACCTGGCCGACCAAGCCCCGCCGTTGCGGCTGACGGCGGGACAGGGCCACGCGCGATTGGCGCCAGGACGCTACAACGCGCGGCTTCGTCTGGGCCTTCTGGACCTGACGATCCTTCGCGGAGAGGCAAGGGTGGACGATCTGGACGAAGGTGGAGGCGCCGTCATTCGTGGTCCGCGCGCGGTTATGCTCATGTCGGGAAGGACCCTGGTCCGAGACGTGTCCTCCGAGGATCTCGCCGCGACCCAGGCTTGGCAGGGCGGCGACATCCTATTCGTGAACACGCCGCTGGCGGCGGCCGTCGAGGACTATAATCGCCACCTGCGGCGCAAGATCCTCATCGCCGATCCGGCCTTGGGCGACCTGCACGTGGGGGGACGTTTCACGGCGGCCGATCCTAGCGCCTTCCTCGAAGCCCTCCAGCTGGGTCTGGGAATCGAGGTGACGACATCGGAACAATCCGTCATCTTGTCGAAAAAACGTAGATAA
- a CDS encoding ATP-binding protein, with translation MTKVVTLETPFAQADGQAFAAAAGEKVYSFGDYRLIPQRQLLLRGAFPVRIGTRALDLLQLLVERQGELVSKEQLIGFAWPGTFVHESNLKVNIASLRRALPQARSELPYIVTVPGRGYRFVAPVRIDLEQKPPVIASPVGLDNLPPPHDLFGREEDIAELSARLVSTGFLTIVGPAGVGKTSVAVAVARHVADQFDDGACFVDLAAIGDARLVCPAIASSLGAGGNLSDMLSGIVEALRGQRRLLILDNCEHVLAATCMVADHIRSVLPDIGVLATSREPLRSQFETVHLLAPLRCPLAERRLDRDEALAYSAIALFVTRANAATGFTPTDADIPAIVDICRRLDGIALAIELAAPRLASRDPATLLHLLEQSFELLNYGPRNAPARHQTLLATLDWSYRLLSDREAAVLRLLSVFAGRFCLDDVLALGLPLDIPTDDVARCVGNLATKSLLSTNISDGKVQYRLLDATRTYAAERLRQAGEEPAALASHAAFLLRVFERAEQEWHWRLVEDWTAAYAPRINDLRKAIDWAFGAQGSPALGLWLTAAAIPLWDELSLVGESRLRVRRALRVAESHGDGDPGLRMKLILAYAWSLTFAERLPPEGDEAWREGLALAQATGSIDYQLRALWGLAVLQSFTGRHRQALVTLEAFEEVIQGESDRSAAPDGERLRAMTAFYCGQVDAAYETFVRLAREHATVSHRSRIARFQLDRYVAIRNSLATVAWVRGEAVLASEAAAAAVAGALSTGHVVSHSNALALAALPVTLWNGELEAAQAHLETLIDNFNHRDIGIWGPVSRFFGGAIQHARGDEGGVDAMVAALDELLASNFLLRAPIYASMLVQAALDQGRLDVARGAADTALALVQAQEEAWCLSEVLRVRGLVEQRDGATEHAEQTLERAIASAASIGAHVFELRAAASLAELWTQLGRVSSAVTLLEETCGRLAFAHASRDHVQARKLLDRLRRPRIVTR, from the coding sequence ATGACCAAGGTCGTGACGCTGGAGACGCCATTCGCCCAGGCCGATGGCCAGGCCTTCGCCGCGGCAGCCGGCGAGAAGGTCTACAGTTTCGGCGACTATCGGCTCATTCCCCAGCGCCAGCTGCTACTGCGAGGCGCCTTTCCGGTGCGCATCGGGACCCGCGCCCTGGATCTGCTTCAGCTCCTGGTCGAGCGTCAGGGTGAGCTGGTCAGCAAGGAGCAATTGATCGGCTTTGCCTGGCCCGGCACGTTCGTCCACGAGAGCAATCTGAAGGTCAATATCGCCTCGCTGCGCCGGGCCCTGCCCCAGGCGCGCTCGGAGCTGCCCTACATCGTGACCGTCCCCGGACGCGGTTATCGCTTCGTGGCGCCGGTCAGGATCGACCTGGAGCAGAAGCCCCCCGTGATCGCCTCGCCGGTCGGCCTGGACAACCTGCCGCCGCCCCATGACCTGTTCGGACGCGAGGAAGACATAGCCGAGCTATCGGCCCGTCTGGTCTCCACCGGCTTTCTGACGATCGTCGGCCCGGCCGGGGTCGGCAAGACCTCCGTCGCCGTCGCCGTCGCCCGCCACGTCGCCGATCAGTTCGATGACGGCGCCTGCTTTGTGGATCTGGCCGCCATCGGCGACGCGCGCCTAGTCTGCCCGGCGATCGCGTCTTCCCTGGGCGCGGGAGGCAATCTGTCGGACATGCTGTCGGGGATCGTCGAGGCGCTGCGCGGCCAGCGCCGGCTGCTGATCCTGGACAATTGCGAACATGTGCTGGCCGCCACCTGCATGGTCGCCGACCACATCCGCTCGGTGTTGCCCGACATCGGCGTCCTGGCCACCAGCCGCGAGCCGTTGCGCTCGCAGTTCGAGACCGTCCACCTTCTGGCGCCGCTGCGCTGCCCCCTGGCGGAACGGCGGTTGGACCGGGACGAGGCTCTGGCCTATTCGGCGATCGCGCTGTTCGTGACACGCGCCAATGCGGCGACCGGCTTTACGCCGACCGACGCGGACATCCCCGCCATCGTCGACATCTGCCGCCGGCTGGACGGGATCGCCCTGGCCATCGAACTGGCCGCGCCGCGTTTGGCGTCACGAGATCCGGCCACGCTGCTGCACCTGCTCGAGCAGAGCTTTGAACTGCTCAACTATGGCCCGCGCAACGCTCCCGCCCGCCATCAGACCCTCCTGGCCACGCTCGACTGGAGCTATCGGCTGCTGTCGGATCGCGAAGCAGCCGTCCTGCGCCTGCTGTCGGTGTTCGCCGGCAGGTTCTGCCTGGACGACGTCCTGGCGCTGGGACTGCCGCTCGACATCCCCACCGACGACGTCGCCCGCTGCGTGGGCAATCTGGCGACCAAGTCCCTGCTGTCGACCAACATCTCCGACGGCAAGGTGCAATACCGCTTGCTGGACGCCACCAGGACCTACGCGGCCGAGCGCCTACGCCAGGCTGGCGAGGAGCCCGCCGCCCTCGCCAGTCACGCCGCCTTCCTGCTGCGCGTGTTCGAGCGCGCCGAACAGGAGTGGCACTGGCGGCTGGTCGAGGATTGGACCGCCGCCTACGCCCCGCGCATCAACGACCTTCGCAAGGCGATCGACTGGGCCTTCGGCGCCCAGGGGTCGCCGGCGCTGGGACTTTGGCTCACCGCCGCGGCGATCCCGCTGTGGGACGAGCTGTCGCTGGTCGGGGAAAGCCGCTTGCGGGTGCGCCGGGCCCTGCGGGTCGCCGAGTCCCACGGCGATGGCGATCCGGGCCTGCGAATGAAGCTGATCCTGGCCTACGCCTGGAGCCTGACCTTCGCCGAGCGCCTGCCGCCGGAGGGCGACGAAGCCTGGCGCGAGGGCCTGGCCCTCGCCCAGGCGACCGGGTCGATCGACTATCAGCTGCGTGCGCTGTGGGGCTTGGCCGTGCTTCAGTCGTTCACCGGCCGTCATCGCCAGGCCTTGGTCACGCTCGAAGCTTTCGAGGAAGTGATCCAAGGCGAAAGCGATCGCTCGGCCGCGCCCGACGGCGAACGGCTGCGGGCCATGACCGCCTTTTATTGCGGCCAGGTCGATGCGGCCTATGAGACGTTCGTGCGGCTCGCCCGCGAACACGCCACGGTCAGCCACCGCTCGCGCATCGCCCGTTTTCAGCTCGACCGCTATGTGGCGATCCGCAATTCGCTGGCGACGGTCGCCTGGGTTCGCGGCGAGGCGGTCCTGGCGAGCGAAGCGGCCGCGGCGGCCGTGGCCGGAGCCCTGTCGACCGGGCATGTGGTCTCCCATTCCAACGCCTTGGCGCTGGCGGCCCTGCCCGTGACGCTTTGGAACGGCGAGCTGGAGGCGGCCCAGGCGCATCTGGAGACGCTGATCGACAACTTCAATCACCGCGACATTGGCATTTGGGGTCCGGTCAGCCGATTTTTCGGCGGCGCCATCCAGCACGCCCGAGGAGACGAAGGCGGGGTCGACGCCATGGTCGCGGCCCTCGACGAGCTGCTGGCCAGCAACTTCCTTCTGCGCGCGCCGATCTACGCCAGCATGCTCGTCCAAGCCGCGCTCGACCAGGGACGGTTGGATGTCGCCCGCGGCGCGGCCGACACCGCCCTGGCCCTGGTCCAGGCTCAGGAAGAGGCCTGGTGCCTGTCCGAAGTGTTGCGCGTGCGCGGGCTGGTCGAGCAGCGCGATGGCGCGACCGAGCACGCCGAACAGACGCTGGAGCGGGCCATCGCCTCGGCCGCGTCGATCGGCGCGCACGTCTTCGAGCTTCGCGCCGCCGCCAGCCTGGCCGAGCTCTGGACGCAGCTGGGCCGCGTCTCCTCGGCGGTGACTTTGCTGGAAGAGACCTGCGGGCGCTTGGCCTTCGCCCACGCATCGCGCGACCACGTCCAGGCCCGCAAGCTTCTCGATCGCCTACGCCGGCCCAGGATCGTCACGCGCTGA
- a CDS encoding glycine betaine ABC transporter substrate-binding protein, with amino-acid sequence MTPGKRVRTSGDTTTLVMGQVTHSLNAAVGAVVQELLERIGCRVSVVTGGYDEIFLLLEEGAIDLMAAVWLPDAHADLWARHGAGAEEIASLYDGAHFFWAVPDYVPQDLVATIADLSQPTVIERMTPLILANGPSTVLSLKSQDAMAAYGLDAVGYHFRSGSPGEWVGAYEAALAERRWFVFPTWTPQFLNRDERLRTLADPIGVLGGRNHGVLVAPAGRLEAISPRARQMLAHLKIGLDGVTEMDRLINVDKRTPKNAALAWMSANSRRVEAWLRG; translated from the coding sequence ATGACCCCAGGCAAGCGCGTCAGAACTTCAGGCGACACCACCACCCTTGTCATGGGACAGGTCACCCATAGCTTGAACGCCGCCGTCGGCGCGGTCGTGCAGGAGCTCCTCGAGCGGATCGGTTGCCGGGTGTCGGTGGTCACGGGAGGCTATGACGAGATCTTCCTGTTGCTGGAGGAGGGGGCGATCGATCTGATGGCCGCCGTTTGGTTGCCGGACGCCCACGCCGATCTGTGGGCGCGCCACGGGGCCGGCGCCGAGGAGATCGCCTCGCTCTATGATGGCGCGCACTTCTTCTGGGCGGTTCCCGACTATGTCCCCCAGGACCTGGTCGCCACGATCGCGGATCTGAGCCAGCCGACCGTCATCGAGCGCATGACGCCCCTGATCCTGGCCAATGGACCTTCGACGGTCCTCAGTCTGAAATCCCAGGATGCCATGGCCGCCTACGGTCTGGACGCCGTCGGCTACCACTTCCGCTCCGGATCCCCAGGCGAATGGGTCGGCGCCTATGAGGCCGCCCTAGCCGAGCGCCGATGGTTCGTCTTTCCGACCTGGACGCCGCAGTTCCTCAATCGCGACGAGCGCCTGCGAACCCTGGCCGACCCGATCGGCGTACTTGGAGGACGCAACCATGGCGTCCTGGTCGCGCCGGCAGGACGCCTGGAGGCGATCTCGCCGCGGGCGCGCCAGATGCTGGCTCACCTGAAGATCGGTTTGGACGGCGTCACCGAGATGGATCGCCTGATCAATGTCGACAAGCGCACGCCCAAGAACGCGGCCTTGGCGTGGATGAGCGCCAACAGCCGCCGGGTCGAGGCTTGGCTGCGCGGCTGA
- a CDS encoding aldo/keto reductase — protein MKVRQALLAGPLGFGAAPLGNMFRDIAEDEALATVDAAWAAGTRYFDTAPFYGAGLSEIRLGKALSGRPRGEYVLSTKVGRLILDELEDPAARDQGEKGDIFKYGRANKIALDYSADGAKRSIEDSLKRLGVDHIDFVWIHDVAQDFHGDRWLSMFEAARVGAFPALTRLREEGVIKGWGLGVNRVEAVEVMLDLAEADPDGTLLAGRYTLLDHERALQRLMPAAQKRGVDIVVGGPYSSGVLAGGKHFEYGAVPPQIAAKLEKLKALCARHQVPIKAAALQFCLAHPATAAVIPGASKPERIVEDHAALAAKIPDDFWRELREDGLVSTAAPLPIDP, from the coding sequence ATGAAAGTTAGACAAGCCCTGCTGGCCGGCCCCCTGGGCTTTGGCGCCGCGCCCCTGGGGAACATGTTCCGGGATATCGCCGAGGACGAGGCCCTGGCCACCGTCGACGCGGCTTGGGCGGCGGGAACACGTTATTTCGACACCGCGCCCTTCTACGGGGCGGGCCTGTCGGAGATCCGGCTGGGCAAGGCGCTTTCTGGACGCCCACGCGGCGAATACGTCCTGAGCACCAAGGTCGGCCGGTTGATCCTGGACGAGCTGGAGGATCCCGCCGCCCGGGATCAGGGCGAAAAGGGCGACATCTTCAAATACGGGCGCGCCAACAAGATCGCCCTCGACTATTCGGCCGACGGCGCCAAGCGCTCGATCGAGGACAGTCTCAAGCGCCTGGGCGTGGACCATATCGACTTCGTCTGGATCCACGACGTGGCCCAGGACTTCCACGGCGACCGCTGGCTGTCGATGTTCGAAGCCGCACGCGTTGGCGCCTTTCCGGCTCTGACCCGGCTGCGCGAAGAGGGCGTGATCAAGGGCTGGGGCCTGGGCGTCAACCGGGTCGAGGCGGTAGAGGTCATGCTCGATCTGGCCGAGGCCGACCCCGACGGCACGCTCCTGGCCGGGCGCTATACGCTGCTCGATCACGAACGGGCGTTGCAGCGCCTGATGCCGGCGGCGCAGAAGCGCGGCGTGGATATCGTGGTCGGCGGCCCCTACAGCTCGGGCGTCCTGGCTGGCGGCAAGCACTTCGAATATGGCGCGGTGCCGCCGCAGATCGCCGCCAAGCTGGAGAAGCTCAAGGCCTTGTGCGCCCGCCATCAGGTTCCGATCAAGGCCGCGGCGCTGCAGTTCTGCCTGGCCCATCCAGCCACGGCCGCCGTCATTCCAGGCGCGAGCAAGCCTGAGCGCATCGTCGAGGACCATGCCGCCTTGGCGGCCAAGATCCCGGACGACTTCTGGCGTGAACTGCGCGAAGACGGCCTGGTGTCGACCGCCGCGCCCCTGCCGATCGATCCGTAG
- a CDS encoding putative quinol monooxygenase: MSAQAKTIAILTAKPQKEAELEALLRTLQVASRQEPGNLRWDLWRDHDNDSRFFLDELYRDDDAVVAHRTSPHFQHYLSRIPDLAERLSVTGHAIDAA; the protein is encoded by the coding sequence ATGAGCGCCCAAGCCAAGACCATCGCCATCCTGACGGCCAAGCCGCAGAAGGAGGCCGAACTGGAGGCGCTGCTGCGCACCCTCCAGGTCGCTAGCCGCCAGGAGCCCGGCAACCTGCGCTGGGATCTGTGGCGCGATCATGACAACGACAGCCGCTTCTTCCTGGATGAGCTCTATCGCGACGATGACGCCGTCGTGGCCCACCGCACCAGCCCGCACTTCCAGCACTACCTGTCGCGCATCCCCGATCTGGCCGAGCGCCTCTCGGTCACCGGCCACGCGATCGACGCGGCCTGA
- a CDS encoding GFA family protein yields MTKKHTARCACGAVKFEFDTDPDFIAVCHCLDCKKASGGEAAVWFGVPSDDFTLTSGQTQAFGYVADSGGKLDRNFCPTCGARLYTSNLTSFPGLTFVQLGSLDDPTGIEPKLEMYVKRRLPWVKPLDLPQFEGMPS; encoded by the coding sequence ATGACCAAGAAACACACCGCGCGGTGCGCCTGCGGCGCCGTGAAGTTCGAGTTCGACACCGACCCCGACTTCATCGCCGTTTGCCATTGCCTGGACTGCAAGAAGGCCTCGGGCGGCGAGGCGGCGGTCTGGTTCGGCGTTCCGTCCGACGACTTCACCCTGACCAGCGGTCAAACCCAGGCCTTCGGCTACGTCGCCGATTCCGGGGGCAAGCTCGATCGCAACTTCTGCCCCACCTGCGGGGCGCGCCTCTACACCAGCAACCTGACGAGCTTCCCAGGCCTGACCTTCGTCCAGCTTGGCAGCCTCGATGATCCGACCGGCATCGAGCCCAAGCTCGAGATGTACGTCAAACGCCGGTTGCCCTGGGTCAAGCCGCTTGATCTTCCACAGTTCGAAGGCATGCCCAGCTGA
- a CDS encoding flavin monoamine oxidase family protein, with translation MADLLDVAVIGGGAAGIAAARRLTAKGRSVLVVEALPRLGGRARTIAFDGLPLDLGCHWLHSAARNPLAREAEAQGLVLQHGRGAWRHRLPEPLNALQDQGDGWAAYAALADRLRRAPPASDRASDALAGRDRWRPFVDAISSFANGVELDRLSVADFLAYENAGGASNWRLSMGYGAFIAELGAPLPRAFSTRVLSVSQGDEISLETDRGPIRARAAIVTASSAMLAAGAIRFTPSIDEHLQAATRLPLGLANKVFLSLDATHRLPAEAHLMGDLHRAATGSYYLRPLGRPLIEGFLGGANAKALEAEGKPAAIAFVKDELAGLFGSTFVQGLTPIIATAWGQEPTIGGSYSHALPGHASARAVLARPISEQLCLAGEACSLTDFSTAHGAWESGLAAADVIDQGLGARSRRASPVAGGRS, from the coding sequence GTGGCCGACCTGCTGGACGTGGCGGTCATCGGCGGCGGCGCGGCCGGCATAGCGGCCGCGCGACGCCTGACGGCCAAGGGTCGCTCGGTGCTGGTCGTCGAGGCTTTGCCGCGGCTCGGCGGGCGGGCGCGCACCATCGCTTTCGACGGCCTGCCCCTGGACTTGGGCTGCCACTGGCTGCATTCGGCCGCCCGCAACCCCTTGGCGCGAGAAGCCGAAGCCCAAGGCCTTGTCCTTCAGCATGGTCGCGGCGCCTGGCGTCACCGCCTCCCGGAGCCGTTGAACGCCCTCCAGGACCAGGGCGACGGCTGGGCGGCCTACGCGGCCCTCGCCGATCGCCTGCGCCGCGCCCCGCCGGCGAGCGATCGGGCCAGCGACGCCCTGGCCGGACGCGATCGATGGCGGCCCTTCGTCGACGCGATCAGCAGCTTCGCAAACGGCGTGGAGCTCGACCGTCTCTCCGTCGCCGACTTCCTTGCCTACGAGAATGCCGGCGGCGCCTCCAACTGGCGCCTGTCCATGGGCTATGGCGCATTCATCGCCGAGCTTGGCGCACCCCTGCCGCGGGCTTTTTCCACCAGGGTGCTGTCGGTCAGCCAGGGCGATGAGATCAGCCTGGAGACCGATCGCGGTCCGATCCGCGCCCGCGCCGCGATCGTCACGGCGTCAAGCGCGATGCTGGCCGCCGGCGCCATTCGGTTCACCCCGTCGATCGATGAGCACCTGCAAGCGGCGACGCGGTTGCCTCTGGGGCTGGCCAACAAGGTCTTCCTGTCGCTCGACGCGACCCACCGGTTGCCGGCCGAGGCCCACCTGATGGGCGACCTACACCGTGCGGCGACCGGCAGCTACTATCTACGTCCGCTGGGCCGTCCCCTGATCGAGGGCTTCCTCGGCGGCGCCAACGCCAAGGCCCTGGAAGCCGAAGGCAAGCCCGCGGCCATCGCCTTCGTCAAGGACGAGCTGGCGGGCCTGTTCGGATCGACCTTCGTCCAGGGCCTCACGCCGATCATCGCCACGGCCTGGGGCCAGGAGCCCACGATCGGCGGCTCCTACAGTCACGCGCTTCCTGGCCATGCATCGGCGCGCGCGGTCCTGGCGCGTCCCATCAGCGAGCAGCTCTGCCTGGCCGGGGAAGCCTGCTCGCTCACGGATTTCTCCACCGCGCACGGCGCCTGGGAGAGCGGTCTGGCGGCGGCCGACGTCATTGACCAGGGTCTTGGCGCGCGCTCGCGGCGCGCCTCCCCCGTGGCCGGAGGTCGATCATGA
- a CDS encoding RNA polymerase sigma factor produces the protein MPHLRPIDQWFVDQVLPLEPMLLASARKLVEDADAARDLVQDAFMRVLAVEGCVAIEAPHPYMLRIMKNLAIQKLRRARIARFEQLSMVDEFDLVDEAPDAFQVIAGREQLARFKAALRDLPERCQSVFVMRRLEERSPREIAQRLGVSPSTLEKRLARAHHLIARALAATPARVLDDDRASEASTVPAKTRSVQSS, from the coding sequence GTGCCGCACCTTCGTCCGATCGACCAATGGTTCGTCGACCAGGTCTTGCCCCTGGAGCCGATGCTGCTGGCCTCTGCGCGCAAGCTGGTCGAGGACGCCGACGCCGCCCGGGATTTGGTGCAGGATGCGTTCATGCGCGTGCTGGCGGTGGAAGGTTGCGTCGCGATCGAGGCGCCTCATCCCTACATGCTGCGCATCATGAAGAACCTAGCGATCCAGAAGCTGCGTCGCGCGCGGATCGCGCGGTTCGAGCAGCTTTCCATGGTCGACGAGTTCGACCTCGTCGACGAGGCGCCCGACGCCTTCCAGGTCATCGCCGGGCGAGAACAGCTGGCGCGGTTCAAGGCGGCCTTGCGGGACCTGCCCGAGCGATGCCAGAGCGTGTTCGTCATGCGCCGCCTGGAGGAGCGCTCACCCCGGGAGATCGCCCAGCGCCTGGGCGTCAGTCCTTCGACTTTGGAAAAGCGGCTGGCGCGCGCCCATCATCTGATCGCTCGGGCCCTGGCCGCCACGCCAGCCCGCGTCCTTGACGACGATCGCGCCAGCGAGGCGTCGACCGTCCCCGCCAAGACCCGGAGCGTCCAATCGTCATAG